The Malus sylvestris chromosome 12, drMalSylv7.2, whole genome shotgun sequence genome contains a region encoding:
- the LOC126593592 gene encoding uncharacterized protein LOC126593592, with the protein MAFSEFSLQYVPQKAVKGQALADFLAHHYSPYAFGGNNVDIDLIQTRDNYWTMYFGGSSTSVSAGVGIVVQSPTHNRWYFSLKLDFDCTNNQAEYESLVIGLIVLHDLRATRVLVLGDSELVINQLNGSFRCMVAIYLVKSFDGVIIKHISRVYNTDADELAQIASGAQLIGARKKLLKQWQKYMKEFEDPTNLEEKYVGYFDGTAISSRVF; encoded by the exons ATGGCCTTTTCTGAATTCAGCTTGCAATATGTACCCCAAAAAGCTGTCAAAGGTCAAGCTCTAGCTGATTTTTTGGCCCATCACTATTCCCCGTATGCATTCGGGGGCAATAATGTTGACATCGACCTGATACAAACACGTGATAATtactggacgatgtactttgGTGGTTCTAGTACTTCAGTCTCGGCTGGCGTTGGGATCGTTGTTCAATCCCCCACTCataatcgttggtatttttctcttAAGCTCGATTTCGATTGTACAAATAATCAAGCTGAATACGAATCCCTTGTTATCGGCCTCATCGTGCTGCACGATTTGCGGGCAACTCGTGTCCTTGTTCTTGGTGACTCCGAACTtgtcattaatcaactcaacggGAGTTTTCGTTGCATGGTTGCCATCTATTTGGTCAAATCATTCGACGGAGTAATTATCAAACACATTTCACGAGTTTATAACACTGACGCCGATGAATTGGCTCAAATAGCTTCTGGAGCCCAACTCATAGGGG CCCGCAAGAAGCTGCTCAAGCAATGgcagaagtacatgaaggaattTGAGGACCCTACTAATCTGGAAGAAAAATACGTTGGCTACTTCGACGGCACGGCTATTTCTAGCCGAGTATTCTGA